In the [Limnothrix rosea] IAM M-220 genome, TCCCTCTATAACAATTTCAAGTCTAAAGATGATTTGATTGCGGCTTGCCTTGAGAAACAGGGGGCGGAATGGTCTGACTTTTTGAAAAAAAAGCTCGATGCCATGGAGGTAGCGCCGACAGAGAAGTTATTAGCTATTTTTGATATTTTGCTGGCCTGGGCGACAAAGCCGAATTTTCGGGGCTGCGCCTTTATCAACTGCAGCGTGGAATTGGCGAATCCTGATCATCCAGCGTTTCAAATTGCTGTTCGCCACAAGGAAATGACGGTGACTTGCTTGCGGGATTTAGCGACCCGGGCACATTTGCCTAATCCTGAGGCGATCGCCCAACAGTTAATGATTTTGGCGGAGGGTTCTATTGTGATGGCGATGATGCAAGGAAAACCTGACCCAATGAAACAGGCAAAACAGGCTGCAAGAACTTTAATTGAAGCTAATCGCGAGTGGGGGTGAACAGCGGTGGGTGATTTGCGTTAAGGTTTACTTTGCAAAGAAACTTAACAAGATGGATCACTATGGATGCCAAGCCATCGATCATGACGCAACTATTCGGCTGGTTGCGACCTTCACGGGGTAACTGGGCACAATTTCAGCAGCCTTCCCAGGGATTTATTGAGCTACGTCATCTCAGCAAGACGTTTACGGAAGGAACGGTGGAGCGTCAGGTACTGAATGACCTTTCTATTTCT is a window encoding:
- a CDS encoding TetR/AcrR family transcriptional regulator, which gives rise to MATKKAPRRSARERILEAASELFYQEGTQNVGIDRVIAESGVAKMSLYNNFKSKDDLIAACLEKQGAEWSDFLKKKLDAMEVAPTEKLLAIFDILLAWATKPNFRGCAFINCSVELANPDHPAFQIAVRHKEMTVTCLRDLATRAHLPNPEAIAQQLMILAEGSIVMAMMQGKPDPMKQAKQAARTLIEANREWG